The following is a genomic window from Doryrhamphus excisus isolate RoL2022-K1 chromosome 3, RoL_Dexc_1.0, whole genome shotgun sequence.
TTCAATACTTGAAGAGgacgactttagtggttttagttcccaggaggagcaGAAGGACTGCAATGAATTACTTTTCTGGTAGTCTACCGTATTACACATactgttaatttaattaaaaatttgtgTGGACAAAATCTACCTTGTTACAACGTGCACCCCTGCGACTTACTTCTACTTCTTTAAAATCAgtagggggctgcacggtgagcgagtggttagcgcacagacctcacagctaggagtccagggttcaattccaccctcggccatctctgtgtggagtttgcatgttctccccgtgcatgcgtgggttttctccgggtactccggttttcttcccacattccaaaaacatgctaggttaattagcgactccaaattgtccataggtatgaatgtgagtgtgaatggttggtggccaccagtccagggtgtacccggcctcttgcccgaagacagctgggataggctccagcacccccggtgacccttgtcaggataagcggttaaaaattaatgaatgtttttgttcaccactgttccattttttggccatttgtggataatggctctcactgtggttggctagagtcccaaaacttcagaaattgctttataaccttttctagACTGTCAGTGATGTTTAAACcggggccatgtaggtttggtatcagtggaaaaagtggttagcacgtaagcctcacagctaagagaccggagttcgattccactttgtgtggagtttgcatgtttttcccgtgcatgtgtgggttttctctgggtactccggtttcttcccacattccaaaaacatgctaggttaattggcgaataggtatgaatgtgagtgtgaatggttgtttgtctatatgtgccctgtgattgggtggcgaccagtccagggtgtaccccgcttttgcccgaagacagctgggataggctccagcacccccgcgacccttgtgaggaaatgcggtagaaaatgaaggatgaAGAAAATCAGTAGGTGTGGCTTGAAGAGCAGTTAGTTCGGAAATTAaagttattttaattaattttaattattagttattaaaatTGAGATACTTAATATGTGAACAAGTCATCAAGGTGTGATTTGTAACAAATGGGAAAATAATAATCGATACACCCATCACCAGAAATACattataccacaacataaatcAATGTAATTAGACTTAGGGACTGGTTGCAGAGTTTCTAAACTGGTCTTTCTGTCGGGCTCTCTTAGCTGTTCAGTTATTTTTGTGTTCGGCCCACTTGTCCTTCTGTCTCTCCCGCTACCCGTACCTCTCCCTCTCTTCTCTACATAGAACTCTGATATGAAAAGAGGGAGCTCCCCCGCCTACTCAGTATGTACTCTCTCTTACCGCTGAAAGCCGCCACAGGAGCTTTGTTAGGTAAAACTCAGGGGACTTATGCATTTTCTCTCCTCCTTTTCTCTTGTGTCGACTTACAGACCCCAGAGAAGAAGCACTCGGAATCATCCAGAGGGAGGAAAAGGAAAGCTGACACCTATTCGGAGAGCAGTCAAGGTAGGGAACTCTCCAAAGTCAGTGGAttttaaagccttttttttttttttaatattctaacCTGTCATGCAGGGAAGTCCTCTACTCGTGGGCACAAGATCAGCGACTACTTCGATGTGAGGATTATTTTTGCTGGCATCACtgtaaaatatttgaaatgtttGATTTCCATCTGAATTGTGATGTATTTTGATGTGTTTTAAGTTTCAGGGGGGTAATGGCTCCAGTCCAGTTAGGGGCCTGCCGTCAGCTCGCCGCTCTCCACAGAGCTCACACTCTGCACCAGGCTCAATAGTGAGTAATAATGCTTGCTtgttattacatatttacaatatttggtGTAATACCATTACATGGAAATGTGTTAGGAGTTATTTATATGAGTGTAGgattaaaaatatgaacagattcattcattcattttctaccgcttatcctcacgaaggtcgcgggggtgctggagcctatcccagctgtctttgagcgagaggcggcgtacaccctggactggtcgccagccaatcacagggcacatatagacaaacaaccattcacactcacattcatacctatggacaatttggagtcgccaattaacctagcatgtttttggaatgtgggaggaaaccggagtacccggagaaaacccacgcatgcacggggaaaacatgcaaactccacacagggatggccgagggtgggattgaaccctggtctcctatctgtgaggtctgcacgctaaccactcgaccgccgtgccggcagaatcattcattcattatttttttaccgcttagggggtgctggagcctacaccagctgtcttcgggcgagagacggcatacaccctggactggtggccagccaatcacagggcacatattggcaaacaaccattcacactcacattcatacctatggacaatttggagttgccaattaacctagcatgtttttggaatgtgggaggaaaccagagtacccggagaaaacccacgcatgcacggggagaacatgcaaactccacacagagatggccgagggtggaatcgaactcgggtctcctagctgtgtagaattaattaaatattgtaataaaatttttttttattaattttaattgagcGTCCAGGTTGCAAATGTGTCCAGCTTTCATCACTATTAGAGCTGTCGACTATTTGTCTTTTATTCATGACTGGCAGCATTTCAATTGTACACTGCTTTATTTACCAAGCAGGTCTCCATTCAAACACGTCTTTATGCTATGTTGTGGTCATTTGTCATTATACAAAAGGTAAAAAGTCTGAATTCACCAGTTAtcatagaacaaaaaaaaaagtactgagagttgaagcaaatattgTTTCACGCTTTGGTGAGCTACTGACAATCAGCTGTGTATAATGACAACAACAGAGCAAAGGTATTCAGTGACATGTGAACAAGTTAGTACGCACACCATGGATGTGATATCCACTTCCCCatgggacaaaaacgagctccCAACTAACTACATTGCttgtttacttttaaaaaaaacaacatttcatggtggtaaaaaagtcacatttgtagTCGGAAGACTAGAAGCTAGGCGGATAACTCCtgttagctagcttgctagccagGCAAAGCGTGTAAAGAAAGATGCAAGGAAAGTGAAACACCTATAGGTTTGCCAAGGGTGTGATCAAACACGCTGGCCTGTGTCAAGCTGTCAAATTGAAACCATTCAGGTTTTACAGACTAGTTTGGATTCTTGTGGCAATATGGGACAAAGTGCGTCTCTTGTCGGCTCAATGCAGGTGTTGGTACGTGACACAGCACACATTGAAGGGCTTTGCCGCTGAACAGTTTGGATTTTGTGATCAgctttgaaaggcatttattggTATATTACCGTTATATTACGATGACGTGTTTTGTTAACGGAAATGGtccgatcggagcatccctattaACTTTTGTTTGCTGTGTCTGCAGATTCGGCAGAACAGCTCCTCCCCCACCAGTTTGTGTTTTGCAGAACACAATCCCAAATCCAGTAAATGCGTCCAGGTAGGAAGAAACCCTCCAGTGACGtgcggtgaggttcatggctggtgaggcactgacttaTTTGGAAGTTGCATATTTAAGTGCACTAACAGGCGAAAGTATGAATAGCATTATAGCACGCCCCTTCCTGCTTTCACTCATCATGTCGGACATCCCGTGGccgacttcatgcagtgttaaggtaatataatgtaagccaatgtctcaatgttttgtgccaTTACTGCAGCCCAGTGGCCAGAATACCACATTATCACTTGTATTCCAAGATGttgtgactaataatagaccacagTCTACCACGAAACggcaataattaattaatttctgaaaaaacacaatattgcgatatttttataaaactgaCAACAATGTATGGTCTTACCTTTTATATGACACACAAACTCCATatctttccttcttttttttattattatacaagacACATTTATTACATACAACATTTGTaatactacaagaataaagttgtgattttaccaaaaaaaatgtctgaaatttaggagaaaaaagttatacatttataacaacagtcataaatttacgagaataaaattgtaaattcacaagaaaaaagtcataatattacaagaattaagtcgtaaatttacgagaatgcAGTCgtcaatgtatgactttattctcgtaaattttagGGCCACTTTGAAGAtgtataatcctccatcttggctaGCCGATTCATTCAGCAGACCATAAAATGTTATTGCACTTGACTTGTTGCAGAGTCTAAATGACACATTGACACCGAACGTGTAtttcaataaagtaaaaaaacaaaaaaacagtgtaaAGTAGTGCACGGTGAGTACTGTGCACCTCACCGTATGACATTTGTCTTTATTGTATTGTCTGATaagcaagaataatgatgtcacactttcATTAAAGACATCACACAGGCTGCCAAAAGCCTAATAAAgtataatgcatttttgtgcAATCATTATATTGGTGCCATGCTTATAAACACAAAcagccacccacccacccactcagtTTATGAAGGACTGTTGGTATAATTTTTCATGATGCTCTGCCTCACCTGCCTCCCCTGATCGCACGCCATTGGTCCTCTCACGCAATGATTCTTAGCACGTGTATGTGGATTAATATTGTTGCCTGTTTGTTCTGTTCTCTTAGACAGACTTAACAGGACTGAAACTTGCTGCTCTGGAGAGCAACAAGAATCTTGACCTGGAAAAGAAAGAGGGACGAATAGATGACCTTCTCAGGGTACGTTGAATATTACCAACATAGACTCAGTATTAGGACAAAAGTGTTGGGACACATCTCTTGTGTCATTGGGTTTGTATGGATCTGCTGTTTTGGACATTTTGGGCACTTTCTCTGTGGGAACACTTAAATACTTCAATGTGGAATAGCCTGAGAATCCTGACTTCCAACCCAAACTACAACTAGAGATTGAGCTCTCATATGTCAACATTCTTGTTGTCGTGTTGGGTGTGTTCCCTTCCAGGGGTCCCATTACTTTAGACTGTGTAATGTATAGCCTGTAGAGTGTTTAGTTTCTATATTATTGCAAATGCACCTTGTCatggtagtgttttttttttccaaacaggcTAACTGCGACCTGCGGCGGCAGATTGACGAGCAGCAAAAACTCCTGGAGAAGTACAAGGAGAGACTGAACAAGTGCATTACTATGAGCAAGAAGCTCCTCATAGAGAAGGTATCCCATTTTCGCGTGCACACACAGCCACAAGATATTGTGTGTGAGCTCAGTGTGTTACTCATATAGAGCTGGAACACAACAATATCCAGTCTCTATAACATattgcattttcattcattcattttttatcacttatcctcacgagggttgcggacgtgctggagcctatcccagctgtctttgggtgagaggctgaGTACACCCTTcttgtagacaaacaaccattcacactcagattcatacctatggacaatttggagtcgctaattaacctagcatgttttttggaatgtgggaggaaaccggagtacccggagaaaacccacgcatgcacagggagaacatgcaaactccacacagagatggcagagagtggaattgaacttgggtctcctagctgtgaggcctgtgcgctaaccactcgtggatcgtgcagccctgaatagtgtttgcaataaatcaactataaaacattcattcattcattttctactgcttatcttcacaagagttgcgggggatgctggagcctatcccagctgtcttcaagcgagaggcagggtacaccctggactggtcgccagccaatcacagggcacatatagacaaacaaccattcacactcacattcatacctatggacaatttggagtcaccaattaacctagcatgtgtaaCACACTACaaactacacagagatggccgagggtggaattgaactcgggtctcctatctgtgtgcCCTGCGCGGTCATATTGCATTTTCCCCATCAAAAGCAAGCACAttattttcatcatcatcatcatcatcatcttactATTGCACACACTTTGCATGATTTTGTGTGCAGAGCACCCAGGAGAAGCAGTCATGCCGTGAGAAGAGCATGCAGGACCGTCTCCGTCTCGGCCACTTCACCACTGTGAGACACGGAGCATCCTACACGGAGCAGTGGACTGACGGATATGCATTCCAGAACCTGATTAAGTACAGAAGCCATATGCATGCGcaccgttttgtttttttttgtcatttaccgTTAGCACCACAAAACGGAATAATGCTCGTGTACGCAGGCAGCAAGAAGGCATCAACCAGCAGAGAGAGGACATTGAGCGTCAGAGGAAGCTGCTAGCTAAGAGGAAGCCTCCAAACCCCGCATCACCCTCCCTGTCTGTGGCCTCCACCTCTGAACCCAAACAGAGAAAGACCAAGGTGGTCAACGGCAATGATTCAGACCCCTTCCTCAAGCCGTCCCTGCCCCAGCTGTGAGTACACCAGGGGGGGGAGAGTACTAATCAAAACTACTCTCTGCATCAATACATatgtttactttgtttttctGTCTGTTAGACTGACTCTAGCTGAGTACCACGAGCAGGAGGAGATCTTTAAGCTCCGTCTTGGACATTTGAAGAAGGTCAGTAGCAACACAAAGGTCTTTATTTGAAAGGGGTGGGGTGTTcctatgaaatacattatacaaTTTTATCATAAGGCAGGAcaatatggaccaaaaactcgcttttttcctcacgagggtcgtgggggtgctggagcctatcccagctgtcttcgggcgagaggcgggctacaccctggactggtcgccagccaatcacagggcacatatagacaaacaaccattcacactcacattcatacctatggacaatttgaagtcgccaattagcctagcatgtttttggaatgtgggaggaaaccggagtaccaggagaaaacccacacatgcacggggagaacatgcaaactccacacagagatagccgagggtggaattgaaccctggtctcctagctgtgaggtctgcgcgctaaccactcgtccgccgtgccgcccgatttttatcaaaataaatacttaacatGAAGATTTGAAAACTTCATACAAGAtgcacataattttttttatctaaaaatAGCCACTACAAAATAAGGTCAaggtattaaataaatatagaaagggtcaaatataatatttttatagaaAACCTTTTGCTATGCTGAAATCCTCAGCCaataacaaacaaagaaaatatgaaCGAGTGCCTGGTTTAATAGGACCACCCCTATTATTTGAATTGCTAGTGTATTCAGAGATGTCTTCAATGCTTAAATGACTGCTAAATGTTAAGTCTATTTATGTCGCGTGTTGTGCATTGCGGTCCATGCAGGAGGAGGCTGAGATCCAAGCGGAGCTGGAGCGATTGGAGCGCGTGAGGAATCTTCACATCAGAGAGCTGAAGAGGATAAACAATGAGGACAGCTCGGCGTAAGTCCAAGTTTTCCTCCATTTGCTGCTTAAACGTGTGGAAAAGAAATCAGCATCATAATGTAGacgcttgccccccccccccccccccccccccccacccacacacacacacacaggtttaaAGACCATCCCACTCTGAACGAACGCTACCTTTTACTGCACTTGCTGGGCAGGGGCGGCTTTAGCGAAGTTTACAAGGTAAGCTCCTTTTTGGCTGCGTTCCACGTTTCACTTTTGTCTCTTTGTCGAGCATGTTGTGTTTGCTTTGTATCACGACAGGCCTTTGACCTGTTCGAGCAGCGCTACGCCGCCGTTAAAATCCACCAGCTCAACAAGAACTGGAGGGAGGAGAAAAAAGAGAACTACCACAAGTAAGCTCCGGCAGCTATGAATCTGCCAACACAGACGTCAACACAGCATGCTGACATTGATTTCCTTCCAGGCATGCATGCAGGGAATACCGGATACACAAGCAGCTGGACCATCCCAGAATAGTCAAACTGTATGACTATTTCTCTCTGGATACGGACACGTGAGTCACCTCTGACCTCTGGGTGGCTCCTATTCATACTTGACGTCGCTTATTATGCTGTATTTGTAAAGCATTCGCAGTCGAAACTTTTATAAACGGGCCTCACAATGCATGAGCTGCGTGTGGGTTCTACCTCAAAGCAAATACTAGAATGTGTTTTATCACTTATGGAATGTgtaaacattagccacgtttacatggacctaaatattccaattccattcgggttattcgctcaaacggaaagaatctagcctttgtatacacctcattccgaaagaaaagtgccaatccgaatgaatatataatcagattcccagggttggaatattcctttccccaatccgattgaggtatcttgtacccgttcaaacggaaagttgtcagactgcgttcttcttcttcttctgttgtttattggcggttggcaagcagctttcgtgtgcattagcgccatctgtggaacagaatctaaacccttctatacgccattcacaagtccagttttattaaaaaaagaaaatacatatctatataaaacatgtgccgagcttaattataaaatattagcaagattgaacttgattgatcttttcctgttcccgggtgcgttctttcagcgaatgctgagatatgacgtaacacgcagctcgagacgttcttcgatttaaaaaaattggaggtgagcaatcggcactggactgctgcggaaagtttgtttttgattcaaactaaatttcaagactggacgaacgaaaaactgtcaatacggagttattccgacaagtgaaagaaaaagtcgaggaagtcggtatcacgtaatgttggtgtttacgctttactgcgtatgccccgttgactattctggttgattataacggcgcatgtagacacgcgattggaatattcctttcgatgtataccattgcttttggaaaggtcattcggaaagagaaaaactcctcatgtaaacgtggctagtgacagCAGTCTGTGGAGGCACGGCATCAGCGCCGAAGTCCTACCTACTGGTCCTTGAACAGATCGTGCCATCTGTGTGTGCTTATTATGTGTATTAGTGTTGTTTACAGTCACCCAATGGGGTGTCCTAATTTAAGCCAACTCTCCTCCATCTAATCTTTCTCCGATTtgagcttgtttttttaatttttttattttgtccaaGCAGGTTCTGTACAGTGCTGGAGTTCTGTGAAGGCAACGACCTGGACTTCTACCTGAAGCAAAACAAGCTGATGTCAGAGAAGGAGGCCCGCTCCATCGTCATGCAGATTGTCAGCGCCTTGCGGTACCTCAATGAGATCAAGCCTCCCATCATTCACTACGACCTCAAGCCTGGTGAGTTCCGATTTTATAACATGGAAGAAAAACGACAACGGGGCACATAattctatatatttttctaaaacATTGTACCAAATACTACAGGTAACATATTACTAGTGGATGGAACTGCGTGTGGGGAAATCAAAATCACAGACTTTGGACTGTCAAAGATCATGGATGATGATAACTACGGCGTGGACGGGATGGACCTCACATCGCAGGGAGCGGGAACTTACTGGTAAAAAAACACGCACTATAATACATCCCTTATTTCATCTCATTCATCACAACGTCTACGTGTGTTCCAGGTACCTCCCTCCGGAGTGTTTTGTTGTGGGAAAGGAGCCGCCCAAAATTTCAAACAAGGTGGATGTCTGGTCTGTGGGAGTGATCTTCTTCCAGTGCCTCTACGGGCGCAAGGTAAAGAGCCAACTGGAAAAAAGGCTAATATCTTATTTAGACTTGTACTGGTTTAAGGTGAATTGATCCAAAGGTAGATTGAAGTAGAGTCATCTCTAGCGACATTGCAAcatcatattatattaatatattaatatagaaACTAAGGCAActtaattctttaaaaaaatgttaatatcatTACAAACTTTATCTTGCCAAGCAGCATAAAGAATGATGTTTTactgtaaaaacaaacacaacaaaaaatatataaaatgataaaatatatacataatttaaatataataataattatatatataataattttataataattttattttgcattttttttattttcaagccGTTTGGTCACAACCAGTCTCAGCAAGACATTCTCCAGGAAAACACCATTCTCAAAGCCACTGAGGTCCAGTTCCCAGCTAAACCACAGGCCAGCACAGAAGccaaggtacacacacacacacacacacacacacacatacatacagtacttacaCTCACTAAGTAAAACGTGCACTGCATATTTTTTCATGTGAACACTGCTTGTGGTTAccaatgatattttttattttattttatgcatttatttactattatttaaatttaatattaatatttttatattgtattattttatattgtcttattttatattttttatattttatatattgactatttttaatatttacaaataattttGTGGTTTGAATCTCCATATTTAGGCtgtttattag
Proteins encoded in this region:
- the LOC131126603 gene encoding serine/threonine-protein kinase tousled-like 1-B isoform X1; amino-acid sequence: MDDNSELRRIIESAYFGSARRQSALMSVQSNSGSGGGSLEATPSWSQLSSSPTISQQHITATAKSKEGPMDELHSLDPRRQELLEARFTGAVSGNTGGSAGSMSGGAKGLANESSNHSYGSLGSSSDKESENSDMKRGSSPAYSTPEKKHSESSRGRKRKADTYSESSQGKSSTRGHKISDYFDFQGGNGSSPVRGLPSARRSPQSSHSAPGSIIRQNSSSPTSLCFAEHNPKSSKCVQTDLTGLKLAALESNKNLDLEKKEGRIDDLLRANCDLRRQIDEQQKLLEKYKERLNKCITMSKKLLIEKSTQEKQSCREKSMQDRLRLGHFTTVRHGASYTEQWTDGYAFQNLIKQQEGINQQREDIERQRKLLAKRKPPNPASPSLSVASTSEPKQRKTKVVNGNDSDPFLKPSLPQLLTLAEYHEQEEIFKLRLGHLKKEEAEIQAELERLERVRNLHIRELKRINNEDSSAFKDHPTLNERYLLLHLLGRGGFSEVYKAFDLFEQRYAAVKIHQLNKNWREEKKENYHKHACREYRIHKQLDHPRIVKLYDYFSLDTDTFCTVLEFCEGNDLDFYLKQNKLMSEKEARSIVMQIVSALRYLNEIKPPIIHYDLKPGNILLVDGTACGEIKITDFGLSKIMDDDNYGVDGMDLTSQGAGTYWYLPPECFVVGKEPPKISNKVDVWSVGVIFFQCLYGRKPFGHNQSQQDILQENTILKATEVQFPAKPQASTEAKAFIRRCLAYRKEDRFDVHQLCSDSYLLPHMRRSNSSSSLQPPASSLITY
- the LOC131126603 gene encoding serine/threonine-protein kinase tousled-like 1-B isoform X2, translating into MDDNSELRRIIESAYFGSARRQSALMSVQSNSGSGGGSLEATPSWSQLSSSPTISQQHITATAKSKEGPMDELHSLDPRRQELLEARFTGAVSGNTGGSAGSMSGGAKGLANESSNHSYGSLGSSSDKESENSDMKRGSSPAYSTPEKKHSESSRGRKRKADTYSESSQGKSSTRGHKISDYFDGGNGSSPVRGLPSARRSPQSSHSAPGSIIRQNSSSPTSLCFAEHNPKSSKCVQTDLTGLKLAALESNKNLDLEKKEGRIDDLLRANCDLRRQIDEQQKLLEKYKERLNKCITMSKKLLIEKSTQEKQSCREKSMQDRLRLGHFTTVRHGASYTEQWTDGYAFQNLIKQQEGINQQREDIERQRKLLAKRKPPNPASPSLSVASTSEPKQRKTKVVNGNDSDPFLKPSLPQLLTLAEYHEQEEIFKLRLGHLKKEEAEIQAELERLERVRNLHIRELKRINNEDSSAFKDHPTLNERYLLLHLLGRGGFSEVYKAFDLFEQRYAAVKIHQLNKNWREEKKENYHKHACREYRIHKQLDHPRIVKLYDYFSLDTDTFCTVLEFCEGNDLDFYLKQNKLMSEKEARSIVMQIVSALRYLNEIKPPIIHYDLKPGNILLVDGTACGEIKITDFGLSKIMDDDNYGVDGMDLTSQGAGTYWYLPPECFVVGKEPPKISNKVDVWSVGVIFFQCLYGRKPFGHNQSQQDILQENTILKATEVQFPAKPQASTEAKAFIRRCLAYRKEDRFDVHQLCSDSYLLPHMRRSNSSSSLQPPASSLITY
- the LOC131126603 gene encoding serine/threonine-protein kinase tousled-like 1-B isoform X4; translated protein: MDDNSELRRIIESAYFGSARRQSALMSVQSNSGSGGGSLEATPSWSQLSSSPTISQQHITATAKSKEGPMDELHSLDPRRQELLEARFTGAVSGNTGGSAGSMSGGAKGLANESSNHSYGSLGSSSDKESETPEKKHSESSRGRKRKADTYSESSQGKSSTRGHKISDYFDGGNGSSPVRGLPSARRSPQSSHSAPGSIIRQNSSSPTSLCFAEHNPKSSKCVQTDLTGLKLAALESNKNLDLEKKEGRIDDLLRANCDLRRQIDEQQKLLEKYKERLNKCITMSKKLLIEKSTQEKQSCREKSMQDRLRLGHFTTVRHGASYTEQWTDGYAFQNLIKQQEGINQQREDIERQRKLLAKRKPPNPASPSLSVASTSEPKQRKTKVVNGNDSDPFLKPSLPQLLTLAEYHEQEEIFKLRLGHLKKEEAEIQAELERLERVRNLHIRELKRINNEDSSAFKDHPTLNERYLLLHLLGRGGFSEVYKAFDLFEQRYAAVKIHQLNKNWREEKKENYHKHACREYRIHKQLDHPRIVKLYDYFSLDTDTFCTVLEFCEGNDLDFYLKQNKLMSEKEARSIVMQIVSALRYLNEIKPPIIHYDLKPGNILLVDGTACGEIKITDFGLSKIMDDDNYGVDGMDLTSQGAGTYWYLPPECFVVGKEPPKISNKVDVWSVGVIFFQCLYGRKPFGHNQSQQDILQENTILKATEVQFPAKPQASTEAKAFIRRCLAYRKEDRFDVHQLCSDSYLLPHMRRSNSSSSLQPPASSLITY
- the LOC131126603 gene encoding serine/threonine-protein kinase tousled-like 1-B isoform X3; translation: MDDNSELRRIIESAYFGSARRQSALMSVQSNSGSGGGSLEATPSWSQLSSSPTISQQHITATAKSKEGPMDELHSLDPRRQELLEARFTGAVSGNTGGSAGSMSGGAKGLANESSNHSYGSLGSSSDKESETPEKKHSESSRGRKRKADTYSESSQGKSSTRGHKISDYFDFQGGNGSSPVRGLPSARRSPQSSHSAPGSIIRQNSSSPTSLCFAEHNPKSSKCVQTDLTGLKLAALESNKNLDLEKKEGRIDDLLRANCDLRRQIDEQQKLLEKYKERLNKCITMSKKLLIEKSTQEKQSCREKSMQDRLRLGHFTTVRHGASYTEQWTDGYAFQNLIKQQEGINQQREDIERQRKLLAKRKPPNPASPSLSVASTSEPKQRKTKVVNGNDSDPFLKPSLPQLLTLAEYHEQEEIFKLRLGHLKKEEAEIQAELERLERVRNLHIRELKRINNEDSSAFKDHPTLNERYLLLHLLGRGGFSEVYKAFDLFEQRYAAVKIHQLNKNWREEKKENYHKHACREYRIHKQLDHPRIVKLYDYFSLDTDTFCTVLEFCEGNDLDFYLKQNKLMSEKEARSIVMQIVSALRYLNEIKPPIIHYDLKPGNILLVDGTACGEIKITDFGLSKIMDDDNYGVDGMDLTSQGAGTYWYLPPECFVVGKEPPKISNKVDVWSVGVIFFQCLYGRKPFGHNQSQQDILQENTILKATEVQFPAKPQASTEAKAFIRRCLAYRKEDRFDVHQLCSDSYLLPHMRRSNSSSSLQPPASSLITY